A part of Paenibacillus donghaensis genomic DNA contains:
- a CDS encoding deoxycytidylate deaminase yields MSVAYRKNWDTYFMDIACMVSTRSRCPRRHVGAVLVQGKKLLGTAYNGAPMGVQDCSEAGCMVSEQYELEITDGVETMVKKQRCIRTIHAEQNLLLFTDRSDREGSTVYVTDEPCWTCANMLANSGIVEIVYYRPYRKDMEKVRAMMAAKGIVFRQLESYEPPQETMITVFE; encoded by the coding sequence ATGAGCGTAGCCTACCGGAAGAATTGGGATACTTATTTCATGGATATTGCCTGCATGGTCTCAACCCGCTCGCGTTGTCCGCGCCGTCATGTTGGCGCTGTGCTGGTACAGGGCAAGAAGCTGCTTGGCACTGCCTACAACGGCGCGCCGATGGGCGTTCAGGACTGCTCGGAAGCCGGCTGCATGGTGTCGGAGCAATATGAGCTGGAGATCACGGACGGAGTGGAGACGATGGTGAAGAAGCAGCGTTGCATCCGCACCATCCACGCCGAGCAGAATCTGCTGCTGTTCACTGACCGTAGTGACCGCGAGGGCAGCACAGTATATGTTACCGATGAGCCTTGCTGGACCTGTGCCAATATGCTCGCCAACAGCGGGATCGTGGAAATTGTCTACTATCGTCCATACCGCAAGGATATGGAAAAGGTAAGAGCGATGATGGCAGCCAAAGGCATTGTGTTTCGCCAACTGGAGAGCTATGAGCCGCCGCAGGAGACCATGATTACTGTGTTTGAGTGA
- the comER gene encoding late competence protein ComER, whose amino-acid sequence MKVGFIGTGSMGSLLIDAFLSSGALAPCDVLASNRSPGKLLQLAERHPGLSICGSNKETAAGSDIVFLCVKPMEFKTLTDEIAASLRREQIVVSITSPVQLRHLEAVLPSKIAKVIPSITHRVKSGTSLCIFGNRMNKEDRRTLLQLLSFIGVPAEILETHTRIASDFSSCGPAFLSYFIERWIEAAVEATGIEEQLVSRLAGEMLLGTGKLLTEGDFTPQELQERVAVRGGITAEALNHLRISLEGVFERLITTTHDKYDEDVERLDSLFGHGGIVQSPLDR is encoded by the coding sequence ATGAAAGTAGGATTTATCGGAACAGGCAGTATGGGCAGCCTGCTGATCGACGCCTTCCTTTCTTCCGGTGCGCTTGCGCCTTGTGATGTGCTGGCCAGCAACCGCAGCCCAGGCAAGCTGCTTCAGCTGGCCGAACGCCACCCCGGCCTCTCCATTTGCGGGAGTAATAAAGAGACGGCAGCCGGAAGCGATATTGTGTTCTTGTGTGTGAAGCCGATGGAGTTCAAGACCTTGACCGATGAGATTGCCGCCAGCCTGCGCCGCGAGCAGATTGTGGTTTCGATTACCAGCCCGGTGCAGCTGCGCCACCTGGAGGCCGTATTACCGTCCAAGATTGCCAAGGTCATTCCCAGCATCACACACCGAGTCAAAAGCGGAACCTCTCTCTGCATCTTCGGCAACAGAATGAATAAGGAGGACAGGCGCACGCTGCTGCAACTGCTGTCCTTCATCGGAGTACCTGCAGAGATTCTCGAGACGCATACCCGGATCGCATCAGACTTCTCCAGCTGCGGCCCTGCGTTCCTAAGCTATTTCATTGAACGCTGGATTGAAGCAGCTGTTGAAGCCACTGGAATTGAGGAGCAGCTGGTCAGCCGGCTGGCCGGTGAGATGCTGCTGGGAACCGGCAAGCTGCTGACCGAAGGCGACTTCACGCCGCAGGAGCTTCAGGAGCGGGTAGCCGTGCGCGGCGGCATTACCGCTGAAGCGCTGAACCATCTGCGCATCAGCCTCGAAGGCGTATTCGAACGGCTGATCACCACCACCCACGATAAATATGACGAGGATGTCGAGCGGCTGGATTCCTTGTTCGGGCATGGCGGCATTGTCCAGTCTCCTCTGGACCGCTAG
- a CDS encoding ComEA family DNA-binding protein, whose protein sequence is MIKTSVLYGIAAALIGGALIWTAGSGSDSGISGWETVNSEMEQMVGLAPADEGATDEAYTKKAANQGEVTGAAAGQKGGPAGAGTAGKDTAGGEVMAQGRQTGEAAGQAEAGVNGGGQAGAGAVAGQVSSNGGGQAGAGAVAGQVSSNGGGQAGAGAVAGQVSSNGGGPAGADVEAGQASTNGGGQAATGAAGGTADQAGKVNVNTAGTAELMDLPGIGEKKAAAIIEYRTSKGPFRSLSDLGKVKGIGTKMLEKLKAEVVF, encoded by the coding sequence ATGATTAAAACTTCAGTCTTGTATGGCATCGCTGCGGCGCTGATTGGCGGAGCTTTGATCTGGACGGCAGGCAGCGGCAGTGACAGCGGCATTTCGGGCTGGGAGACGGTGAACTCCGAGATGGAACAAATGGTTGGTCTTGCTCCTGCCGACGAGGGTGCAACAGATGAGGCGTATACGAAAAAGGCGGCAAACCAGGGTGAGGTTACGGGTGCCGCTGCTGGCCAGAAAGGCGGACCGGCAGGCGCAGGTACAGCTGGAAAGGACACCGCAGGTGGAGAAGTCATGGCGCAAGGTAGGCAGACCGGCGAGGCGGCGGGGCAGGCGGAAGCGGGCGTGAACGGAGGCGGCCAGGCAGGTGCGGGTGCTGTAGCGGGTCAGGTGTCATCGAACGGAGGTGGTCAGGCAGGTGCGGGTGCTGTAGCGGGTCAGGTGTCATCGAACGGAGGTGGTCAGGCAGGTGCGGGTGCTGTAGCGGGTCAGGTGTCATCGAACGGAGGCGGACCGGCAGGTGCGGATGTGGAGGCAGGTCAGGCGTCAACGAACGGAGGCGGTCAGGCAGCGACAGGTGCAGCAGGAGGTACGGCTGATCAGGCAGGTAAGGTGAATGTAAATACGGCAGGAACAGCCGAACTGATGGATCTGCCTGGCATCGGCGAGAAAAAAGCAGCCGCCATTATCGAATACCGTACCAGTAAGGGACCGTTCCGCAGCCTGTCTGATCTGGGCAAAGTCAAGGGCATTGGTACCAAGATGCTGGAGAAGCTAAAAGCTGAGGTAGTGTTCTGA